TAACCTTTATATACAACATCGGTGATCTTTAAATAACAGTTATATTAACCCTTAACTAAAACAAACCCCTTTCAATCTCTGCAGGATTTCTCAGGAGAAAAACCCCGACGGTAGCCACcgtgagacattattattattactattattattattattagtattactattattattaattattagtattactattattattgattattattattactaattatttattatcattatcatcccttgaaaagtaggatgctgtaagcccaaggactctaacagggaaaatagccccgtgaggaaaagaaatgaaggaaaaaactaaaaagagaagtttaagaacaataacaacattaaaataaatctttcagaacAGAGCCAAAGCCACCGACTCCCAAAAACAATGGCGGAAGGAGGAGGAAGACATTTCGAACTGACAAATCCCTTCGACAGTCCATCGGTCGCCCTGACCTGTGGCATTTGCCAGTCCGCTTTCGACAGCGGCCATCGTCGACCGATCATCCTGCCCCGCTGTGGTCACACCTTCTGCAGGATCTGCATTAAGGAATTGTCGGCAAGGGGAGACATCATGTGCCCCTTTTGTAGGTAGGTAGGAAGAATAtgtatttacatctctctctctctctctctctctctctctctctctctctctctctctctctctctctcttatatatatatatatatatatatatatatatatatatatatatatatatatatatatatatatttaaatatatatatatatatatatatatatatatatatttaaatatatatatatatatatatatatatatatatatttaaatatatatatatatatttaaatatatatatatatatatatatatatatatttaaatatatatatatatatatatatatatatatatatatatatattcaaatatatattatatatatatttaaatatatatatatatatatatatatatatatattcaaatatatattatatatatatatttaaatatatattatatatattatatatatatttaaatatatattatatatatatttaaatgtatattatatatacagtatatatcatacacATTTCTAGGACTGTGTATACAGTACGTAATACATATGATGACAACCTTCGGCCAGACATGCATGAACTAGTAACAAATAACGTATTAAAACTGTAATACAAATAACTTCCTCATAGAAAGCTCAGTTATCTCTTGATGTCagttactaaaataaaatatacatttaaaaactaTTCTTATCATTCGCTTCACTCTCTTTCTTATCATCGTCGGAATATTCATTATAGATATAATCTGAAGTGCTTTGAGCTAGGGTCCCCCCTTATCTTATCAATTGTATCGCGTCGGTTGCAATAGTACACGAACATCAGAGCTCAAATTATTAACTAAGACGAAGTATCTAACAGTATTTTGTCAGTTTGATAATTCAACGCTGAAATAGAGATAATTCAACGCTGAAATAGGATAATTCAACGCTGAAATAGAGATAATTCAACGCTGAAATAAGATAATTTAACGCTGAAATAAGATAATTCAACGCTGAAATAGAGATAATTCAACGCTGAAATAAGATAATTCAACGCTGAAATAGAGATAATTCAACGCTGAAATAAGATAATTCAACGCTGAAATAGAGATAATTCAACGCTGAAATAGAGATAATTCAACGCCGAAATAAGATAATTCAACGCTGAAATAGAGATAATTCAACgctgaaataagatatttcaacgCTGAAATAGAGATAATTCAACGCTGAAATAAGATAATTCAACGCTGAAATAGAGATAATTCAACGCTGAAATAGAGTAGAAGGCAATAATTAGGTGCTGCTTGGGGCCGAAGAaacgctgctattattattattattattattattattactagccaagctacaaccctagttggaaaagcaagatgctataagcccaaggactccaacagggaaaaaatagcccagtgaggaaaggaaacaaggaaataaataaatgatgagaataaattaacaatatatcattctaaaaacagtaacagcgtcaaaacagatatgtcctatataaactattaacaacatcaaaaacagataagtcatataaactataaaaagactcatgtcagcctggtcaacataaaaacatttgctccaactttgaacttttgaagttctactgattcaactacccggttaggaagatcattccacaacttggtaatagctggaataaaacttatagaatactgtgtagtattgagcctcttttGGTAATGCccatagtacagttggcttcattaattccggaacACTTTACGGGAAGATAACGAGACGTcaatgtactggaattaatgaagccaactgtacaactagtaataataataaggatagggaagtggggaatatggggaaaggatacgtacccctggatacaatccagtttatagcccgaagggaGGTAGTCGgggtgggaaagaataaggaaaaaggaagaaagagaagtacagaagaataaAAGCGAGGGGCAGACGCTCTTGCGATGTTAGATAGGAATAGAAGCAGTTTGAATaaggaaaagacaggcagggagaggaagggttttttggttcataCAATGTCTAGCCCTGTTCCAAGAGTATGTCTGTCTGACACCTAGTTTGATGGTTAAAGAAAGGTATGATTTTGGAAAAATTATGATGTTTGTACAACTAGTAAGGTGCGCTGATAGCACTCcggccccccctccccccttccggagtttcaaaaaattaaaattgaccattttgatttttcttccagagaaaaaTAACCAAGAACTTGAGCGATGCCTCAAAAGTCTGAACAAAAAAGTTGACTGAAGTTCTCAACTTTCTACTTTGTGCTAGAGTCATGTCAATTACtctatatttctattttcctttcagagTAAAGTACCCGAACACCGACGTAGACGACCTTCCCATCAACTTCAACATCCAGTGCCTTGCAGGATCCGCTGAGGTCTTCGATTTCTCGGCTCCTCCTAAGAATGTAAGTGTTAATCTCCTAACAAATTTAATATTCAAcaactatttttccccgttggagccctagggcttatagcatcttgcttttccaagtagggttgtagcttggctagtaataataataaaaataacagtaataatattatagCTAATACTGTGGTAACGCGCTGGCcttgcattcacatggcagcagatcgatcccagcctggaacGGCGAGTTTAAGCGGATTACTGTTGTGGTTGGGCTTgcctgactgacgttctggtgagcgtctctttaagatgatactggaactgaaaccagacacctttaaccttcaagaATGAGTATAGGGGCAGGATGGTTCCTGAATATTTTAAGCAAGAGTAAATAATATCTTTGGCTATCAGTTAATCTTATCATTTTTGGCTGAGAATATGCATGGGAGAGATTAAGATTTTTAACCTGTTATGTCTTttcaagtgtgtgtatatgtatatatctatgcaatatatatatatatatatatatatatatatatatatatatatatatatatatatatatatatatatatatatactgtatattaatgttactgttaatGTGCATAATTGCCTAATGTGAACAATAAGCAGAAAATTACCTAATGTTGACATTAGGTAAGCAATTTGCACAATTTACAAATTGTCaacattaggagaaaaaaaaaattgctcgatGTTCACATTATGTAGCTCAATTTCGCCCGGTGTTAATACTACTGCCTTAACAAAATTTGCCTTATATTAACATTGTGCACATTGTTAAAGACTTATTATGTTAACATATACTACAGTCGATGATGAGATAGTTTTAAGAATTGCAATTTAacagaacaaacaaacaaaatcaataaaagataaattgTGCACATTGTTGGAAACTGATCATATTAACAATTGCaatttaattgaataaaaataaacaaaatcaatgAAAGATCAATAGAAGAGGTAAAAGTTCGGAGAGAtctcaaggttaggtggggtccAGTTAGTAATGTACGCATGGGTGAGAGAGCGAGTTGAATTCAAGTTTTTTCCATAGACAATTGCATCGTCCTAATGTACATTGAATTTTACACTGACACTTTGTATATCCTTCACGCCAGTAGTTCCTGCTGTTGCTGTTGTAATTGATACAGACATTATTCTTCTGCTTTTATCGGGGGCTATTTATTTTGATTGTACTCAGGTCAGCAGCTTTCAATCTGGGGCCTAGAATTCCTTCTTAGCAATCTacagtctatattattattattattattattattattattattattattattattactagcctagctacaacccaagttggaaaagcaagatgctataagcccaagggctccaatagggaaaaatagcccagtgaggaaaggaaataaggaaataaataaatgatgagaataaatcaacattaaatcattctaaaaaaaaaagtaacaacgtcaaaacagatatgtcccatataaactattaacaacgtcaaaaacaaatatgtcatatataaactataaaaagactcatgtctgcctggtcaacatgaaagcatttgctccaactttgaacttttgaagttctactgattcaactacccgattaggaagattattccacatttTGTTCCCTGATGACGACCACCAAGAGATTTTTGCGATCTGTGGACCACGATCCACATCCGAGACACTCAAGAGTAGCACAATGACCAATGGATAATGGCCTAAGCAGGTGTTTGCCGTGTCTTGTCATCGGTACTGCTGCCGTAGATTATCCTTAATAAGCCGAAGCAGGGATAATTTAGAAATTTGAAACAACTGTTTCTGTCTTTGCTTGTGTTTCTGTCTCTCTCTGCTTATGTCTCTGCCTTTGTTACATTTGATGTCTCAGTAGGAAGTTCTGTGTCAGCCTTTTTAGCTTTTTAAGATTAAAAAGATGCCTGAAGGTCCTCCTCGGTAAATATCTTACAAAGAGCAGTACTTGACAGGATAGATGACCCTAATCCAATCTACAGATCTTGTCCAAATGTAACTTTGAATGGGCTGTGGCCGGTTGTTTCATGGCGGTAGGTGTTAACTTGCTACTGAATAAACTTGAGgcctaatgcccccccccccccttgttttcagTCATCCAAATGGTTATTTTGTCTTGGATGACAACCTTTACACGTTAAAAGTGCCCAAGCTTTGAGGATGACTTGGCCATCCAGTCACCAGATTCAGCTCTGGCCAGAGTACTGCAAGCTCAGCTATAATGACATTAATAGACTCTTGTCCGTTTTCTGACTGCAACATAGCAGGTGCAACAAATGTCAAAAATCTGTCTGGAAGATTCACTGCAACCTCTTCTGCTCTTTTTGCTGTAAGTGAACGCAGCAGGCAAAATTTTCTGAAGTAATCCCAGTTGGTTCTGTCCCGCTCCCCGTTTACCTTGTTCACGACAGCTCTTAACGATAAGACTCGAAATTTCGAACAACAATCTTCAAATCTCCACTGCAGCGACAGTGGTTCTTCATTCTATTCACATCAGGCAAAATAATATTGACTAATCTGAGTCTTGATTAAAGTGAACATTATGCAATTAATTTGCCTATTGTAAACATTGTGCAAATTGAATGCCTAATGTGAACATTAAGCAATTTTCTGCTTAATGTTCACATTAGGCAATAATATTAgcctactagtccactgcagaacactgGCCTCttgacatgtctttccacttgcatctgttcatggtctttctatgccagtccacacaccaaaactgtcttagttcgtcaatccatcatattctcttccttcccctgtttcttttgcaatctctattaaATCCCTTAAGTCCATCTATTAAGAAATTGCACGTACATAAAACCTTAGAACATCCGCATTACAAGGACAGAGTTCTAGCAACGTCAACCAATAAATACCAGCTAAATACAGGAAATACTTTCTCTGGCACCTCCCCCCAAAAGAGAAAAAGGGCAAATGACAAAAGGTATATATAAACCTTTTATCCCTCAGAAACTTCCTGCTCTTTTCAGGTTGCTAAAGAAGGCACAAATTGTCCAGAGCACAGTCTTCGCTTGACCTTCTGGTGTTCCAGTTGCGAAGTGGCGGCTTGTGGTGAATGTCTTTTCGAAGAGCATCCAAAGCCTTTACACGAAATATGTCGCCTTCAGGAGGTCGTCCACAAGGTAAGATACTTGGAAAATTAAATGGTTTTTCTGTCTCTCCAAGACTTCAGTGTTATATTAAAGGAAAGGGAATTTACAATATCACAGACAAATCAAACTTCATGGAAATCTAGAAAGGAATTTTCGCTAAAAGAGAATTAGCAACAGTCATCTTCCATTCAGATAGGGCAAAATCGGGTTAATCATTTAACTTTTGCGGGCTTTGGTGTATTTCCCAGTAAAAATGTTTCCGGAAAAGCTTTCAAACGCTCTTGCACTTATGGCCTACTAGACTGTTGCACATGTGAAATAATGGAACATGTTGCTTCACTTACATTTCTATAACCAACAGGTTAAAGAGAAAGCCGAGATTCTGTCGATGGAAAGCTCAACTGAAGTTGTGAAGCGACTGACAGAGGCACTCATGCGAAGCCTGCTGGACATCTCAGACCTTCAAGAGGCAGCTTACCTCCTACACGAGACAGCCAGGTTGAACCGCAATGCTTCTGCCGCAAAAGACTTAGCCTCTATTACCTCAGTATTCGAAAAAGCTAAAGAAATCCGGGAGAGAGTCGCAGACCTTAATCACAACCAAACAGAACAATGCCAGAGGCCCCCAAAAATGACTGTGATAGCAACAAGGCCAGCTATTATGGCTCTCAGCGATAATGGGTGCCTGGCCAAAGTTCTGGTCGAAAAGATGGGAGTGCATGTATATGCTCTGCAGTCGGCTTCAACTGCTTACAGTGTTGCTATTAAGGTATAGTAATATAGTTCAAATAGGATGAgggtaataatattgatgaaagatAGAATGAAAGTTCAAATTAGGGTAAAATGGAGGAAATAGGAGTGGGAgagtacaaaagaaaataatgtataaatgATTCTTTATCATTCAATAAGCTTTCACTAAATAATTCATTAAGTCCGAAGaaataaaataacagtaaatttATTGACACTAAGTGCCACGATGTTCTAAGAAAGAAAGATGCAAGGAAAGTTTAACGTAAATCATAATAAAGTATACGACACAGGATATCAagagaaattattataataaaaggcCAAAAGTAACTAGAATTATTGATAATGAAAACAAGCACACAGTGCATGCCATCCAATAACATTTTGATAAGACATTATCTACTAAAATCAAAATTGGGCAAAACAGTGTTTTAACATTTGCTACTCTTTGTGAAtttttataagcataaagaaaCCTACAGCATGTGCAACCGAATTTTAAACTTAAAatgtaagtagaaaaaaaaacgaaGACTTCCCTAAGAAGCATCCCTTAACAATGGTCCTAATGTAGGGATTATGTCCTGCCACCCAGTCTCTGCAAGcaataattttgataaaagttaCAAACACAACCCAGTTATTTTTCTTTCATCTCTTTCAGATGAGCATCCTGACATCATGCTTGAGCAAGGAAAACCCAGTCGCCTTCCTTGACATCAAGGCGGGTGAGAGAAAACTGGGAAGAGTTTACATCACCCTCGATGGGCGAATGAGAAGGGCTCAGCAATTCATAGCATTATGCCTAGGAACGCTTGGGCCATCCTACAGAGGCACAAGGTGAGTTGCAATGCCAAAGGTTATCAATGAGGCTGTAATTGCATTATTCTCTTGGAACAAGCAACTGAGGTCAAGAATTACAAGTTCTAGATAGAGTGCGCTGCTTCTGAAATTGCATTACTCCCTgcatatacatgaaataaaaacaccTAATCGTGTCTAACAGTAGCTAGAAGATACATTACTTTCAGTttctattatactgtatatatgttttagtttcgatttcttattattaaaagttCTAGGTGCGCTGTTTCTGTCAGTGCCTTACTCCCTGCATATGCATGAAACGAAAACACCTAATCCTATCAAACAATGCCTAGGAAAtacattactttgtttttattatactgcaattatgttttaatttcgatttcttattattaaaagttCTAGGTGCGCTTTTTCTGTCAGTGCTTTACTCCCTGCATATGCATGAAACGAAAACACCTAATCCTATCAAACAATACCTAGGAAAtacattactttgtttttattatactgcaattatgttttaatttcgatttcttattattaaaagttCTAGGTGCGCTTTTTCTGTCAGTGCTTTACTCCCTGCATATGCATGAAACGAAAACACCTAATCCTATCAAACAACACCTAGGAAAtacattactttgtttttattatactgcaattatgttttaatttcgatttcttattattaaaagttCTAGGTGCGCTTTTTCTGTCAGTGCTTTACTCCCTGCATATGCATGAAACGAAAACACCTAATCCTATCAAACAATACCTAGGAAAtacattactttgtttttattatactgcaattatgttttaatttcgatttcttattattaaaagttCTAGGTGCGCTTTTTCTGTCAGTGCCTTACTCCCAGCATATGCATGAAACGAAAACACCTAATCCTATCAAACAATACCTAGGAAAtacattactttgtttttattatactgcaattatgttttaatttcgatttcttattattaaaagttCTAGGTGCGCTTTTTCTGTCAGTGCTTTACTCCCTGCATATGCATGAAACGAAAACACCTAATCCTATCAAACAATACCTAGGAAAtacattactttgtttttattatactgcaattatgttttaatttcgatttcttattattaaaagttCTAGGTGCGCTTTTTCTGTCAGTGCCTTACTCCCAGCATATGCATGAAACGAAAACACCTAATCCTATCAAACAATACCTAGGAAAtacattactttgtttttattatactgCAATTATGTTTTAATTTCGATTTCTTATTATTGAAAGTTCTAGGTGCGCTTTTTCTGTCAGTGCCTTACTCCCAGCATATGCATGAAACGAAAACACCTAATCCTATCAAACAATACCTAGGAAAtacattactttgtttttattatactgcaattatgttttaatttcgatttcttattattaaaagttCTAGGTGCGCTTTTTCTGTCAGTGCTTTACTCCCTGCATATGCATGAAACGAAAACACCTAATCCTATCAAACAATACCTAGGAAAtacattactttgtttttattatactgcaattatgttttaatttcgatttcttattattaaaagttCTAGGTGCGCTTTTTCTGTCAGTGCTTTACTCCCTGCATATGCATGAAACGAAAACACCTAATCCTATCAAACAATACCTAGGAAAtacattactttgtttttattatactgcaattatgttttaatttcgatttcttattattaaaagttCTAGGTGCGCTTTTTCTGTCAGTGCTTTACTCCCTGCATATGCATGAAACGAAAACACCTAATCCTATCAAACAATACCTAGGAAAtacattactttgtttttattatactgcaattatgttttaatttcgatttcttattattaaaagttCTAGGTGCGCTTTTTCTGTCAGTGCTTTACTCCCTGCATATGCATGAAACGAAAACACCTAATCCTATCAAACAATACCTAGGAAAtacattactttgtttttattatactgcaattatgttttaatttcgatttcttattattaaaagttCTAGGTGCGCTTTTTCTGTCAGTGCTTTACTCCCTGCATATGCATGAAACGAAAACACCTAATCCTATCAAACAATGCCTAGGAAAtacattactttgtttttattatactgtatatatgttttagtttcgatttcttattattaaaagttCTAGTTGCGCTGTTTCTGTCAGTGCCTTACTCCCAGCATATGCATGAAACGAAAACACCTAATCCTATCAAACAATACCTAGGAAAtacattactttgtttttattatactgcaattatgttttaatttcgatttcttattattaaaagttCTAGGTGCGCTGTTTCTGTCAGTGCCTTACTCCCAGCATATGCATGAAACGAAAACACCTAATCCTATCAAACAATACCTAGGAAAtacattactttgtttttattatactgcaattatgttttaatttcgatttcttattattaaaagttCTAGGTGCGCTTTTTCTGTCAGTGCCTTACTCCCAGCATATGCATGAAACGAAAACACCTAATCCTATCAAACAATGCCTAGGAAAtacattactttgtttttattatactgtatatatgttttagtttcgatttcttattattaaaagttCTAGGTGCGCTTTTTCTGTCAGTGCTTTACTCCCAGCATATGCATGAAACGAAAACACCTAATCCTATCAAACAATACCTAGGAAAtacattactttgtttttattatactgcaattatgttttaatttcgatttcttattattaaaagttCTAGGTGCGCTTTTTCTGTCAGTGCTTTACTCCCTGCATATGCATGAAACGAAAACACCTAATCCTATCAAACAATACCTAGGAAAtacattactttgtttttattatactgcaattatgttttaatttcgatttcttattattaaaagttCTAGGTGCGCTTTTTCTGTCAGTGCTTTACTCCCTGCATATGCATGAAACGAAAACACCTAATCCTATCAAACAATACCTAGGAAAtacattactttgtttttattatactgcaattatgttttaatttcgatttcttattattaaaagttCTAGGTGCGCTTTTTCTGTCAGTGCTTTACTCCCTGCATATGCATGAAACGAAAACACCTAATCCTATCAAACAATGCCTAGGAAAtacattactttgtttttattatactgtatatatgttttagtttcgatttcttattattaaaagttCTAGGTGCGCTTTTTCTGTCAGTGCCTTACTCCCAGCATATGCATGAAACGAAAACACCTAATCCTATCAAACAATGCCTAGGAAAtacattactttgtttttattatactgtatatatgttttagtttcgatttcttattattaaaagttCTAGTTGCGCTGTTTCTGTCAGTGCCTTACTCCCAGCATATGCATGAAACGAAAACACCTAATCCTATCAAACAATACCTAGGAAAtacattactttgtttttattatactgcaattatgttttaatttcgatttcttattattaaaagttCTAGGTGCGCTTTTTCTGTCAGTGCTTTACTCCCTGCATATGCATGAAACGAAAACACCTAATCCTATCAAACAATACCTAGGAAAtacattactttgtttttattatactgcaattatgttttaatttcgatttcttattattaaaagttCTAGGTGCGCTTTTTCTGTCAGTGCTTTACTCCCTGCATATGCATGAAATGAAAACACCTAATCCTATCAAACAATACCTAGGAAAtacattactttgtttttattatactgcaattatgttttaatttcgatttcttattattaaaagttCTAGGTGCGCTTTTTCTGTCAGTGCTTTACTCCCTGCATATGCATGAAACGAAAACACCTAATCCTATCAAACAATACCTAGGAAAtacattactttgtttttattatactgcaattatgttttaatttcgatttcttattattaaaagttCTAGGTGCGCTTTTTCTGTCAGTGCTTTACTCCCTGCATATGCATGAAACGAAAACACCTAATCCTATCAAACAATGCCTAGGAAAtacattactttgtttttattatactgtatatatgttttagtttcgatttcttattattaaaagttCTAGGTGCGCTTTTTCTGTCAGTGCTTTACTCCCAGCATATGCATGAAACGAAAACACCTAATCCTATCAAACAATACCTAGGA
The nucleotide sequence above comes from Palaemon carinicauda isolate YSFRI2023 chromosome 18, ASM3689809v2, whole genome shotgun sequence. Encoded proteins:
- the LOC137657084 gene encoding uncharacterized protein produces the protein MAEGGGRHFELTNPFDSPSVALTCGICQSAFDSGHRRPIILPRCGHTFCRICIKELSARGDIMCPFCRVKYPNTDVDDLPINFNIQCLAGSAEVFDFSAPPKNVAKEGTNCPEHSLRLTFWCSSCEVAACGECLFEEHPKPLHEICRLQEVVHKVKEKAEILSMESSTEVVKRLTEALMRSLLDISDLQEAAYLLHETARLNRNASAAKDLASITSVFEKAKEIRERVADLNHNQTEQCQRPPKMTVIATRPAIMALSDNGCLAKVLVEKMGVHVYALQSASTAYSVAIKMSILTSCLSKENPVAFLDIKAGERKLGRVYITLDGRMRRAQQFIALCLGTLGPSYRGTRFDGVSEKDRPGEYIRGGDYKGKGGMGGEALMDNLEWGGSWSKPKKAGQVCGIGGELERKFGSLFAICLRDDTEDSFRSPFGQVTKGLDVLEVATRHKPFDVVHISECGILIEFASEELQL